One genomic window of Deltaproteobacteria bacterium includes the following:
- a CDS encoding GTP-binding protein → MSKAKFERTKPHVNVGTIGHVDHGKTTLTAAITKVLSSRG, encoded by the coding sequence ATGAGCAAGGCTAAATTCGAGAGGACAAAACCGCACGTAAACGTCGGCACCATCGGTCACGTCGACCACGGCAAGACGACCTTGACAGCGGCAATCACCAAGGTTCTTTCCTCAAGGGGCG